A genomic stretch from Natronomonas gomsonensis includes:
- a CDS encoding DUF5793 family protein: protein MRRDYFTLTVDGMDADDPQRPVVTITYEGPTGQLESRLTKGDSVLESDEIDVAFRLKEPLDSEEANGVVAIADRVTGEYVFELNATAGDVFSFVEAAREFGQRSDSESRYRIVLETEDEHLATYDKSTLLVYDADGELLRGQSLIPSGVEL from the coding sequence ATGCGGCGTGACTACTTCACTCTGACCGTCGACGGGATGGACGCGGACGACCCACAGCGGCCGGTCGTCACGATTACCTACGAGGGACCGACCGGTCAGCTCGAATCGAGGTTGACCAAGGGCGACAGCGTACTCGAAAGCGACGAAATCGACGTCGCCTTCCGGCTCAAAGAGCCGCTGGACTCCGAGGAAGCCAACGGCGTCGTCGCCATCGCCGACCGCGTCACCGGCGAGTACGTCTTCGAACTCAACGCCACGGCCGGCGACGTGTTCTCCTTCGTCGAGGCCGCCCGCGAGTTCGGCCAGCGGAGCGACTCCGAGAGCCGCTACCGAATCGTCCTCGAAACCGAAGACGAACACCTCGCCACCTACGACAAGTCGACCCTACTCGTCTACGACGCCGATGGCGAACTCCTGCGCGGGCAGAGTCTGATTCCCAGCGGCGTCGAACTGTAA
- a CDS encoding GTP cyclohydrolase III yields MTNTQVTLIQIDNYGPWTVTPEPRREVDLQTLQSRLYADLSQLFGNREGYVFFTRFDNMVAVTNGLDADDHALIQESVGNRYPVSISLSTAVDAAPAEALGVATDQLQDAGSAQDRGRREVLRGDTLADDDRTDDDVQIAHFDVNDATGKYTDRLNEFDSFINIEQGYAELMRYMRKAHDSLSFFVGGDNIIAVCDAVDREGYADAIEHVHETVGVDLKVGVGTARTAQSAGMAAKHALETCREENTDVEFGH; encoded by the coding sequence GTGACGAACACGCAGGTAACGCTCATCCAGATAGACAACTACGGACCGTGGACTGTCACGCCGGAGCCGCGGCGCGAAGTCGACCTCCAGACGCTGCAGTCGCGACTGTACGCCGACCTCTCGCAGTTGTTCGGCAACCGCGAAGGCTACGTCTTCTTCACCCGCTTCGACAACATGGTCGCGGTGACGAACGGCCTCGATGCCGACGACCACGCCCTGATTCAGGAATCCGTCGGAAACCGCTATCCGGTGTCGATTAGCCTGAGTACCGCCGTCGACGCTGCGCCGGCGGAGGCCCTCGGGGTCGCGACGGACCAACTGCAGGACGCCGGCAGCGCACAGGACCGCGGTCGGAGAGAGGTGCTCCGCGGCGACACGCTCGCTGACGACGACCGGACCGACGACGACGTCCAAATCGCTCACTTCGACGTCAACGACGCAACCGGGAAGTACACCGACCGCCTCAACGAGTTCGACTCCTTCATCAACATCGAACAGGGGTACGCAGAGCTGATGCGCTACATGCGGAAAGCACACGACTCGCTTTCGTTCTTCGTCGGTGGCGACAACATCATCGCCGTCTGCGATGCCGTCGACCGCGAGGGATACGCCGACGCCATCGAACACGTCCACGAGACCGTCGGGGTCGACCTGAAGGTCGGCGTCGGTACCGCCAGAACCGCCCAGTCGGCCGGCATGGCCGCCAAACACGCCCTTGAGACGTGTCGCGAGGAGAACACCGACGTGGAGTTCGGCCACTAA
- a CDS encoding DUF7549 family protein: MWVRSEYAGELAVLSAWLCALLPWSVSYASQGGLRLYRIHFLYLFFQFIPGVDFGQYDTPYLLVHRAPGFPDNASVAFGYQLWILAATVFTVALALSAVYYVYDERLEAESPVDPVRLMGALLILSAVPLTASTYLLLTGFAGITVPIGILFMYLLGGLLLVVERT, from the coding sequence ATGTGGGTCCGCTCGGAGTACGCCGGTGAACTCGCGGTACTGTCCGCGTGGCTGTGTGCGCTGCTGCCGTGGAGCGTCTCGTATGCGAGTCAGGGCGGTCTACGACTGTACCGCATCCACTTCCTCTATCTGTTCTTCCAGTTCATCCCCGGCGTCGACTTCGGCCAGTACGACACACCGTATCTACTCGTCCATCGCGCGCCGGGCTTTCCGGATAACGCGAGCGTCGCCTTCGGTTACCAGTTGTGGATACTCGCCGCCACCGTCTTCACCGTCGCCTTGGCGCTGAGCGCCGTCTACTACGTCTACGACGAACGACTCGAAGCCGAGTCGCCGGTCGACCCCGTTCGTCTGATGGGGGCGTTGCTGATTCTCTCCGCGGTGCCGTTGACGGCGTCGACGTATCTCCTTTTGACCGGGTTCGCCGGCATTACGGTTCCCATCGGAATCCTGTTCATGTACCTGCTGGGTGGGTTGTTGCTCGTCGTCGAACGGACCTGA
- a CDS encoding ABC transporter substrate-binding protein, protein MQRNVQRRDVLKGVGAAGATITLAGCLGGNGGGNGNGNGNGNGGRALKQGVLLPLTGDLSNLGQPIRDGAILPAAELEGATNYTIDIQEEDTETNPQAGISGADALVDAGYPAVTGPASSGVNIQVTKQSLIPNSTVGVSPSSTAPAVTNLDDDDYIFRTCPSDALQGQVIAQVGSEELGQSDAATMYVNNDYGQALSESFTATFEEEYDGEVKQQVSFEQQQSSYSSQLESALNDSPGMLVVIGYPESGNQLFRDYYSDFDSGEDIVVTDGLIDNELPDNVDNDMGNVTGTAPKSSGPGREDFDQLYEDEYDRAPGVFNAHAYDATAVCLLANVYAGENSGEAIRDNMRAAANPEGEEFGPGELAEAIEAADAGDEINYQGASSSVDFDDNGDMTAVSYGIYEVEDRDFTEVDSVNFGG, encoded by the coding sequence ATGCAACGCAACGTACAACGGCGTGACGTGTTGAAGGGTGTTGGTGCAGCGGGTGCCACCATTACCCTCGCTGGCTGTCTCGGAGGCAACGGTGGCGGTAACGGCAATGGGAACGGCAACGGAAACGGTGGCCGAGCGCTCAAGCAGGGCGTCCTCCTGCCGCTGACCGGTGACCTCAGTAACCTCGGTCAGCCGATTCGCGACGGAGCCATTCTTCCGGCCGCCGAACTCGAAGGGGCGACCAACTACACTATCGACATCCAAGAGGAGGACACGGAGACGAACCCACAGGCGGGTATCTCCGGTGCTGACGCGCTCGTCGACGCCGGTTATCCGGCCGTCACGGGACCGGCGTCTTCCGGTGTGAACATCCAGGTAACCAAGCAGTCGCTCATTCCGAACTCGACGGTCGGCGTCTCGCCATCCTCGACGGCACCGGCCGTCACGAACCTCGACGACGACGACTACATCTTCCGAACCTGCCCCTCCGACGCCCTGCAGGGACAGGTCATTGCCCAAGTCGGTTCCGAGGAACTCGGCCAAAGCGACGCCGCGACGATGTACGTCAACAACGACTACGGCCAGGCGCTGTCGGAGTCGTTCACTGCCACCTTCGAAGAGGAGTACGACGGGGAAGTGAAGCAGCAGGTTTCCTTCGAACAACAGCAGAGTTCCTACTCCTCGCAGTTGGAGTCGGCGCTCAACGACAGCCCCGGAATGCTCGTCGTCATCGGCTACCCCGAATCCGGCAACCAGCTGTTCCGAGACTACTACAGCGACTTCGACTCCGGCGAGGACATCGTCGTCACCGACGGTCTCATCGACAACGAACTCCCGGACAACGTCGACAACGACATGGGCAACGTCACGGGGACGGCACCGAAGTCCAGCGGTCCCGGGCGGGAGGACTTCGACCAGCTCTACGAGGACGAATACGATCGCGCCCCCGGCGTCTTCAACGCCCACGCCTACGACGCGACGGCTGTCTGTCTGCTTGCCAACGTCTACGCGGGTGAAAACAGCGGGGAGGCGATTCGCGACAACATGCGAGCCGCCGCCAACCCCGAAGGCGAGGAGTTCGGTCCCGGCGAACTCGCGGAGGCCATCGAGGCCGCCGACGCCGGTGACGAGATTAACTACCAAGGCGCCTCATCGTCGGTCGACTTCGACGATAACGGCGACATGACTGCCGTCTCATACGGTATTTACGAGGTCGAGGACCGCGACTTCACCGAAGTCGACAGCGTCAACTTCGGCGGGTAA
- a CDS encoding DUF5785 family protein, whose product MDWPHDPDGEEGSEGMRKYGQAILAKKLDEEGDFPLSKADFVEEHGNEPVRLNHERVVSVEDIFEHVEEDEFEDIVAFHKAVGRAMRSAGMWEVELSKGV is encoded by the coding sequence ATGGACTGGCCCCACGACCCCGACGGCGAGGAAGGCTCCGAGGGGATGCGCAAGTACGGGCAGGCGATACTCGCGAAGAAACTGGACGAAGAGGGAGACTTCCCCCTCTCGAAAGCCGACTTCGTCGAGGAACACGGCAACGAGCCGGTTCGACTGAACCACGAACGCGTCGTCAGCGTCGAGGACATCTTCGAACACGTCGAGGAAGACGAGTTCGAGGACATCGTCGCGTTCCACAAGGCCGTCGGTCGCGCGATGCGTTCGGCCGGCATGTGGGAAGTCGAGCTCTCGAAGGGCGTCTAA
- a CDS encoding helix-turn-helix domain-containing protein, which yields MKYLKLDISPTERAIHPIDEFVAGHDAVSRESLLHVDSRADGTTVLLYRVVGDGDAFGDALDDQPSVHDHEVVDIVGEGYHAFIQADSTTRGNALLDIAHEYALIIDTPLEFTGDELRATLVGTHENLRGALGSIPDSLEFSVGDAGTYVPGSEDLLSPLTDRQLEVFETAIEEGYYDVPRRATHKDIADNLGCAPSTVDEHLRKAESRVVAGLVQ from the coding sequence ATGAAATACCTCAAACTCGATATCTCACCCACGGAACGAGCGATTCACCCCATCGATGAGTTCGTGGCCGGCCACGACGCCGTCTCTCGGGAGTCGCTTTTACACGTCGATTCCCGCGCCGACGGGACGACCGTACTGCTGTACCGCGTCGTCGGGGACGGCGACGCCTTCGGGGACGCACTCGACGACCAACCGTCGGTCCACGACCACGAGGTCGTCGACATCGTCGGAGAGGGGTATCACGCGTTTATTCAGGCCGACTCGACGACCCGTGGCAACGCCCTGCTCGACATCGCCCACGAGTACGCGCTCATCATCGACACGCCGCTGGAGTTCACCGGGGACGAATTGCGTGCGACGCTCGTTGGAACACACGAAAACCTCCGTGGGGCACTCGGTTCGATACCCGATTCGCTCGAATTCTCGGTCGGCGACGCCGGCACGTACGTTCCGGGCTCGGAAGACCTGCTGTCGCCGTTGACCGACCGCCAACTCGAAGTGTTCGAGACGGCCATCGAGGAGGGGTACTACGACGTTCCGCGCAGGGCCACCCACAAGGACATCGCCGACAACCTCGGCTGTGCGCCGTCGACGGTTGACGAACACCTCCGGAAGGCCGAATCGCGGGTCGTCGCCGGCCTCGTCCAGTAA